One stretch of Actinacidiphila sp. DG2A-62 DNA includes these proteins:
- a CDS encoding NAD-dependent malic enzyme yields the protein MATAPSVSYSITVRLEVPASGTAVGRLTTAVESSGGSVTGLDVTASGHEKLRIDVTIAATSTEHADEIVGKLRSIEGVAIGKVSDRTFLMHLGGKIEMQSKHPIRNRDDLSMVYTPGVARVCMAIAENPEDARRLTIKRNSVAVVTDGSAVLGLGNIGPRAALPVMEGKAALFKRFAGIDAWPLCLDTQDTDQIVEIVTAIAPGFAGINLEDISAPRCFEIEARLREALDIPVFHDDQHGTAIVVLAALTNALRCVGKEIGALRVVMSGAGAAGTAILKLLLAAGVKHAVVADIHGVVHAERADIKADGDGPSGAALRWIADNTNPEGVTGTLKEAVVGADVFIGVSAPDVLDGSDIARMADGAIVFALANPDPEVDPGAAREHAAVVATGRSDFPNQINNVLVFPGVFRGLLDAQSRTVNTEMMLAAARALAGVVGDGELNPNYIIPSVFNDKVAGAVAGAVRDAAKAQGPAVAAAAGSGPVPA from the coding sequence ATGGCAACGGCGCCAAGCGTCTCGTACTCGATCACCGTGCGGCTGGAGGTCCCGGCCAGCGGGACCGCGGTCGGCCGGCTCACCACCGCCGTGGAGTCCTCCGGCGGCTCGGTCACCGGTCTGGACGTCACCGCCTCGGGTCACGAGAAGCTGCGCATCGACGTGACGATCGCCGCGACCTCGACCGAGCACGCCGACGAGATCGTCGGCAAGCTGCGGTCGATCGAGGGCGTGGCGATCGGCAAGGTCTCCGACCGTACGTTCCTGATGCACCTCGGCGGCAAGATCGAGATGCAGTCCAAGCACCCGATCCGCAACCGCGACGACCTGTCCATGGTCTACACCCCGGGCGTCGCCCGGGTCTGCATGGCCATCGCGGAGAACCCCGAGGACGCCCGCCGGCTGACCATCAAGCGCAACTCGGTCGCCGTGGTGACCGACGGCTCCGCGGTGCTGGGCCTGGGCAACATCGGGCCCAGGGCGGCGCTGCCGGTGATGGAGGGCAAGGCCGCGCTGTTCAAGCGGTTCGCCGGGATCGACGCGTGGCCGCTGTGCCTGGACACCCAGGACACCGACCAGATCGTGGAGATCGTCACGGCCATCGCGCCCGGCTTCGCGGGCATCAACCTGGAGGACATCTCCGCGCCGCGCTGCTTCGAGATCGAGGCGCGGCTGCGCGAGGCGCTGGACATCCCGGTCTTCCACGACGACCAGCACGGCACCGCCATCGTGGTGCTGGCCGCGCTGACCAACGCGCTGCGCTGCGTCGGCAAGGAGATCGGCGCGCTGCGGGTGGTCATGTCGGGGGCGGGCGCGGCCGGCACGGCCATCCTGAAGCTGCTGCTGGCGGCCGGCGTCAAGCACGCGGTGGTCGCCGACATCCACGGCGTGGTGCACGCCGAGCGCGCGGACATCAAGGCCGACGGGGACGGCCCGAGCGGCGCCGCGCTGCGCTGGATCGCCGACAACACCAACCCCGAGGGCGTCACCGGCACCCTGAAGGAGGCCGTGGTGGGCGCCGACGTCTTCATCGGCGTCTCCGCGCCGGACGTGCTGGACGGCTCGGACATCGCCCGGATGGCCGACGGCGCGATCGTCTTCGCGCTCGCCAACCCCGACCCCGAGGTCGACCCCGGCGCGGCCCGCGAGCACGCCGCGGTGGTCGCCACCGGGCGCAGCGACTTCCCCAACCAGATCAACAACGTGCTGGTCTTCCCCGGCGTCTTCCGCGGCCTGCTGGACGCCCAGTCCCGCACGGTCAACACCGAGATGATGCTGGCCGCGGCGCGGGCGCTGGCGGGCGTGGTGGGGGACGGCGAGCTGAACCCCAACTACATCATCCCCAGCGTCTTCAACGACAAGGTGGCCGGCGCGGTGGCCGGCGCGGTGCGGGACGCCGCCAAGGCGCAGGGCCCGGCGGTCGCCGCCGCGGCCGGCTCCGGCCCGGTCCCGGCGTGA